From Bradyrhizobium sp. NDS-1, the proteins below share one genomic window:
- a CDS encoding UDP-2,3-diacylglucosamine diphosphatase: protein MGSYDVSDESPERRFRTLFISDVHLGARGSQADLLLDFLRYHDADTIYLVGDIVDGWALKSSWHWPQSHNDLVQKLLRKARKGAKVVYIPGNHDEFLRNYYGTHFGGIDVVENTVHTGADGKRYLVIHGDIFDLVVQNARWLAHLGDKAYDFAIQMNRFVNFFRRLFGVRYWSLSQWAKQKVKNAVNYIGAFEQALAAEARRHDADGVICGHIHYAVIRDEAGIRYMNCGDWVESCTALVEHDDGHFEIITWADHLQKPAAVPQVAARAA from the coding sequence ATGGGAAGTTACGATGTGAGTGACGAGAGCCCGGAGCGGCGCTTTCGCACGTTGTTCATCTCCGACGTTCATCTCGGAGCCCGCGGTTCTCAAGCCGATCTTCTGCTCGACTTCCTGCGCTACCACGATGCCGATACCATCTATCTCGTCGGCGACATCGTCGACGGTTGGGCGCTGAAATCGAGCTGGCACTGGCCGCAATCGCACAATGACCTCGTCCAGAAGCTGCTGCGCAAGGCGCGCAAGGGCGCCAAGGTCGTCTACATCCCCGGCAATCACGACGAGTTCCTGCGCAATTACTACGGCACGCATTTCGGCGGCATCGACGTGGTCGAGAACACCGTCCACACCGGCGCGGACGGCAAGCGTTATCTCGTCATCCACGGCGACATCTTCGATCTCGTGGTGCAGAACGCGCGCTGGCTCGCTCATCTGGGCGACAAGGCCTACGACTTCGCGATCCAGATGAATCGCTTCGTCAACTTCTTCCGCCGCCTGTTCGGCGTGCGCTATTGGTCGCTGTCGCAATGGGCCAAGCAGAAGGTCAAGAACGCCGTCAACTATATCGGGGCGTTCGAGCAGGCGCTGGCCGCAGAGGCGCGGCGTCACGACGCCGACGGCGTGATCTGCGGCCACATCCACTACGCCGTGATCCGCGACGAGGCCGGCATCCGCTACATGAACTGCGGCGACTGGGTCGAGAGCTGCACCGCGCTGGTCGAGCACGACGACGGCCATTTCGAGATCATCACCTGGGCGGATCATTTGCAGAAGCCGGCAGCCGTGCCGCAGGTCGCGGCAAGAGCCGCATGA
- a CDS encoding PAS domain S-box protein codes for MLSPHGICLLWEPQLIWLHVVADACIAAAYFSIPFALAILVTKRRDLKFGWVYWAFAVFIMACGLTHVLSIYTLWVPIYGIEGIVKAATAVASVFTAAALWPLLPKILTIPSPFELRQVQAALEEEEIKSRDATLLLQQVSDAQRAMRDSVARLTAIVETAVDGVILFDAQDRILLFNPACERLFGYSAEEVMGWNVSMLMPEADASSDNATRHFATGGESVGLRKDGSTFPMDLSVGQAQQDGELIFVGIVHDLTARKLTEQQLQQAQKMETVGQLSGGIAHDFNNLLTVIIGNAEHLSEQLKARPDLRRFADDICQSGERGAELTQRLLAFSRRQLLQPQLIDCRGLLDSMFKLLKRTLREDIEIRTSTGPGTIVAFADRAQLESAVLNLALNAQDAMPAGGHLTLSTELTEIDDDYSALHPEVAAGAYALISVTDDGEGMTPDVMARAFEPFFTTKEVGKGSGLGLSMVYGFAKQSGGHISIYSEIGLGTTVRIYLPRADTGQSQADPSDGEDAAPRGYETILIAEDDPFVRSSVVRRVEALGYRVVAAVNGKEALQQLHTDPSIDMLFTDIVMPGGMNGWELSDQARRIRPGLPVLFTSGYALETLVEQGRAPAQAIVLTKPYRKIELAQRLRDAFAAAAMTP; via the coding sequence ATGCTTTCGCCGCACGGCATCTGCCTGTTATGGGAGCCTCAGCTGATCTGGCTCCACGTCGTTGCCGACGCCTGCATTGCCGCCGCCTATTTCTCGATCCCGTTTGCCCTCGCGATTCTCGTCACCAAGCGGCGCGACCTCAAATTCGGCTGGGTCTACTGGGCATTCGCGGTCTTCATCATGGCCTGCGGCCTGACCCATGTGCTGTCGATTTACACGCTCTGGGTTCCGATCTACGGCATCGAGGGCATCGTCAAGGCGGCCACGGCGGTCGCGTCCGTCTTCACCGCCGCCGCGCTTTGGCCGCTGCTTCCGAAGATCCTGACAATTCCCTCTCCATTCGAACTGCGGCAAGTCCAGGCCGCGCTCGAGGAAGAGGAGATCAAGAGCCGGGACGCGACGCTTCTGCTGCAGCAGGTCAGCGATGCCCAACGCGCGATGCGCGACAGCGTGGCGCGACTCACCGCGATCGTCGAGACTGCAGTCGACGGCGTCATCCTTTTCGACGCGCAGGATCGCATCCTGCTGTTCAATCCGGCCTGCGAGCGCCTGTTCGGCTACTCTGCCGAGGAGGTGATGGGCTGGAACGTCAGCATGCTGATGCCCGAGGCGGACGCGTCGTCCGACAATGCCACGCGGCATTTCGCCACCGGCGGCGAATCTGTCGGCCTGCGCAAGGATGGATCGACCTTCCCGATGGACCTGTCGGTGGGTCAGGCGCAGCAGGACGGCGAATTGATCTTCGTCGGCATCGTCCACGACCTGACTGCGCGCAAGCTGACCGAGCAGCAGCTCCAGCAGGCGCAGAAGATGGAGACGGTCGGCCAGCTCTCCGGAGGCATCGCGCACGACTTCAACAATCTGCTCACCGTCATCATCGGCAATGCCGAGCACTTGAGCGAGCAGCTCAAGGCTCGGCCGGATCTGCGGCGCTTTGCCGACGACATCTGCCAGTCGGGCGAACGGGGCGCCGAGCTGACGCAGCGGCTGCTCGCATTCAGCCGCCGCCAGTTGCTGCAGCCTCAGCTGATCGATTGCCGCGGCCTGCTCGATTCCATGTTCAAGCTGCTCAAGCGCACCTTGCGCGAAGACATCGAGATCAGGACGAGCACCGGCCCCGGCACGATCGTGGCGTTTGCCGATCGCGCCCAGCTCGAATCCGCCGTGCTCAACCTCGCGCTCAACGCGCAGGACGCCATGCCGGCAGGAGGACATTTGACGCTGAGCACGGAGCTGACCGAGATCGACGACGACTATAGCGCCCTTCACCCCGAAGTCGCAGCCGGCGCTTACGCGTTGATCTCGGTCACCGACGACGGCGAAGGCATGACCCCTGACGTCATGGCACGCGCCTTCGAGCCGTTCTTCACCACCAAGGAAGTGGGCAAGGGCTCGGGTCTCGGCCTCAGCATGGTCTATGGCTTCGCCAAGCAATCGGGCGGCCACATCTCGATCTACAGCGAGATCGGCCTCGGGACCACGGTCCGAATCTATCTGCCGCGCGCGGACACCGGACAATCGCAGGCCGACCCGTCCGATGGCGAGGACGCGGCGCCGCGAGGATACGAGACGATCCTGATCGCCGAAGACGATCCGTTCGTCCGCTCCTCCGTCGTTCGCAGGGTGGAAGCTCTCGGATATCGTGTCGTTGCCGCAGTCAACGGCAAGGAGGCCTTGCAGCAGTTGCACACCGATCCCAGCATCGACATGCTGTTCACTGATATCGTGATGCCGGGCGGCATGAACGGCTGGGAGCTCTCCGATCAGGCGCGGCGGATTCGTCCCGGTCTGCCGGTCCTGTTCACCTCGGGCTACGCATTGGAGACCCTGGTGGAGCAGGGCCGCGCGCCCGCACAGGCGATCGTGCTGACCAAGCCCTATCGCAAGATCGAGCTCGCCCAGCGGCTCAGGGACGCGTTCGCCGCGGCGGCCATGACGCCCTGA
- a CDS encoding Lrp/AsnC ligand binding domain-containing protein: MVPFFVQIKCKLGQSYTVANALAEAEIASEIYSTAGQYDLLVKFYVDKDTDIGHFVNEKVQVLPGIQDTLTIITFKAFGAS; encoded by the coding sequence ATGGTTCCTTTTTTCGTCCAGATCAAATGCAAGCTCGGCCAGTCCTATACGGTCGCCAATGCGCTTGCCGAAGCCGAGATCGCGTCCGAGATCTACTCCACGGCCGGCCAATACGACCTCCTCGTGAAGTTCTACGTCGACAAGGATACCGACATCGGCCATTTCGTGAACGAGAAGGTGCAGGTGCTCCCGGGCATCCAGGACACCCTCACCATCATCACCTTCAAGGCGTTCGGCGCCAGCTGA
- the thiD gene encoding bifunctional hydroxymethylpyrimidine kinase/phosphomethylpyrimidine kinase, whose product MTTPVALTIAGSDSSGGAGIQADLKTFAALGVYGASAITALTAQNTRGVTGIHAVPADFVTAQIDAVFADLEVGAVKIGMVAQVASIDAIAAALSRWKPRHVVLDPVMVATSGDRLLASEAVDALRTGLMPLASVITPNLPEAAALLDEPIAASEAEIEKQGRRLLALGSRAVLIKGGHGEGAESTDYLIDADTTIALAAPRVATRNTHGTGCSLSSAVAAGLAKGEDLESAVRNAKAWISAAIGAADRFSVGHGHGPIHHFHKFY is encoded by the coding sequence ATGACGACCCCGGTCGCACTCACCATCGCCGGCTCCGATTCGAGCGGCGGCGCCGGCATCCAGGCCGACCTGAAGACCTTTGCCGCCCTCGGTGTCTATGGCGCTTCCGCCATCACGGCACTGACGGCGCAGAACACGCGCGGCGTCACCGGCATTCACGCCGTGCCTGCCGACTTCGTCACCGCGCAGATCGACGCGGTGTTCGCCGATCTCGAGGTCGGTGCGGTGAAGATCGGCATGGTGGCCCAGGTCGCCAGCATCGATGCGATCGCGGCGGCGCTTTCGCGCTGGAAGCCGCGGCATGTGGTGCTCGACCCCGTGATGGTGGCGACATCGGGGGACCGCCTGCTCGCGTCCGAAGCCGTCGACGCTCTGCGCACCGGGCTGATGCCGCTGGCGTCCGTGATCACGCCCAATCTGCCGGAGGCCGCGGCTCTGCTCGATGAGCCGATCGCGGCCAGCGAGGCTGAGATCGAAAAGCAGGGGCGACGCCTGCTGGCGCTCGGCTCCCGTGCGGTCCTGATCAAGGGCGGGCACGGCGAGGGCGCGGAGAGCACCGACTATCTCATCGATGCCGACACCACGATCGCGCTCGCCGCGCCCCGCGTTGCGACCCGCAACACGCATGGCACCGGCTGCTCGCTGTCGTCGGCGGTCGCGGCGGGCCTTGCCAAGGGCGAAGATCTGGAAAGCGCGGTGCGCAACGCCAAGGCCTGGATCAGCGCCGCGATCGGCGCAGCCGACCGCTTCAGCGTCGGCCACGGCCACGGCCCGATCCATCATTTCCACAAGTTCTACTGA